The sequence AATTTTTGAAGCTTTTCAGCCGCAGCAAAACGCCCTGCAATATAACCAATTGCTGCAGATTCGACATAGCCTTCGCAACCAGTAATCTGGCCAGCAAAGCGTAAGTTTAAATTGCTTTTTAGGCGCAAATAGGGATCCAATAATTGCGGTGAGTTAAGGTAAGTATTGCGATGCAAACCACCAAGGCGAGCAAATTCTGCATTTTCAAGACCTGGGATCATCCGGAAAATTTGCGTCTGCGCTCCATATTTTAGTTTGGTTTGAAAACCAACCATATTGTAAAGCGTACCCAAAGCATTATCTTGGCGCAATTGGACAACGCCATAGGCTTTTATATCTGGTTGATGAGAATTCGTAAGCCCCATTGGTTTCATTGGGCCATGACGCAATGTTTCGCGGCCGCGCTCTGCCATTACTTCAATTGGTAGGCAACCATCAAAATAGGGGGTATTTTCAAAATCACGAAATTCCGTCTTTTCCCCATCAATCAAAGCGTCAATAAAAGCCTCATATTGGCCCTTATCTAAGGGGCAATTAATATAATCTTTACCATTACCACCAGGGCCAACCTTATCATATCGCGATTGATACCAACAAATATCCATATTGATACTGTCTTTATGAATGATCGGTGCAATAGCATCAAAAAATGATAAAGCAGCTTCATCGGTTGATGCTAAAATTGCATCAGCAAGGGCAGGCGAGGTGAGTGGACCCGTCGCTACAATCGTGCTACCCCATTCTTTGAGTGGTAAACCTACAACTTCTTCACGGCGAATTTCTATATTGGGATGATTAGACAATCGTTTGGTAACTTCTGCGGCAAAACCATCGCGATCAACCGCCAATGCACTACCAGCAGGAACCTGATGAGCATCAGCTGCGCTCATAATTAAAGAACCTGCAAGGCGCATTTCAGCGTGTAATACGCCAACAGCATTGGTTTGACTATCATCAGAGCGGAAAGAATTTGAACAGACCAATTCAGCAAGATGGTCACTTTTATGAGCATCGGTTTCGCGGGTAGGGCGCATTTCATGTAAAACAACCTTTACACCCGCCTCTGCTGCGGTCCATGCAGCTTCAGAGCCTGCAAGACCACCACCAATAATATGCAAAGCCTGATTATCTAAATCTGACATTTTTATCTTTCTAACGTTCAAAATCTAAAAAAAGTGAACTCTTTAAACTTATTAAAAAACTTAAAGAGTTTAAGCCAACATTTTGATCTAAATATCAAATCAGAGCGATGACAAAAATACATTGCTATAAGCGATATCAATAATCACAGGTCAACGCTGCCCCACTATTTTAACAAGAGGTTTTTGTAATTAGTTTCTGCAGCTTTAAACAAACCGATGATAGAGAGATTCTTTAAACGCTTCCGTCACTTCTGGCAAGTACCTAGTCTCGAGCGGGGCAATCACAAAGTCTTTAAAAATAGCAATAGGCTAGAGCTAAAGGCATTTGGCGTACAAGCTATTTCATGGCTCAAAGCTTCGTATATTAAAAGCAATATAAATATCACATAAGATATATTATGGAACTTTTTATGATATCTTTATCGAAAAGACCATGTTTTGGTTTGAAAGATCGGTAATATGCTATAGATAGATAAAAACCCATTTAATCAAGGATGTTATAATGTCAGACTTAAATATTGGTGATAAAGCACCTGAATTTACCTTGCCAGACGATAATGGTGATATGGTGTCTTTAAAGGAACTGCAAGGCAAGCCAGTTGTGCTTTATTTTTACCCTAAAGATGATACCAGCGGCTGTACGACAGAAGCTTTGGACTTTACCGCTCTTATTAGTCAATTTCGTGATATTGGCGTGCGCGTACTTGGGATTTCACCCGATAGCGTTAAAAAGCATGACAAATTTAAAGAAAAGCATCAGCTTGCTGTTGAACTATTAGCTGATGAAGAAAAGACTGTTTTGACTGCCTATGGTGTTTGGGTCGAAAAATCCATGTATGGACGCAAATATATGGGCGTAGAGCGTACAACACTTCTTTTAGATGCTAATGGCACAATCGCTGAAATCTGGCGTAAGGTTAAAGTGACAAGCCATGCTGAAGCTGTATTGAAAGCAGCACAAGCGTTAGTTGCGTAACAAACACTTTTCTTGTAATTGGCAACCTAATCCAGTTTAATTATATTGGATTAGGTCTTTATGCTAGGTTGGCTTTTTATTGGTAATTCGCCAATAAATTAACGTTTTTTTATGGCTTGCTATGCTTTGCTAGCAATGCATAAGGAACGTAAAATTATGAAATTTGCTTTTATTTTAATAACCACCGCTATCATTTTGCCAAGCAACAGTTTTTCTTTTAAAAGCAGCATATTAGAGGGTGATATTAAACCCTATAGCCAACCCCTACCCGCAAAAACCAACTATATCGCTGCCAAAGAATCTGTCATTAATCAAGATGACTATTTTGTTGATATTGATCCAATTATTACTGGCAGCCATGTTCTGCTTCATTAATTCATTATTGATATTTTACGCATTTTTTAAATTTGGATAATCGTCATGTATAAGAGTTTTAAATTGGTTTTTAGCAGCAAATCAGGCCGATTATTATCCAGTTTTTTGGTTTTATTTTTTGCCAATTTATGCGTTGATAACACGGTAAACGCCCAAGATAGCAATATCGCTACGGGGGTTGCCATGCATGGCGGTCCGCAATTAGCCAAAAATTTTGATCATTTTCCTTATGCTGATCCCAATGCCCAAAAGGGCGGTAGATTGTCTTTTGGTGTTATTGGTACATTTGATGGGTTCAATCCTTTTATATTGCCAAGTATGCGTACAACAGTTCGCGGTCTTTTCGGCGATGAACAATTAGGATCCTTAGTATTTGAAAGTTTAATGGTGCGTTCACGTGATGAGCCATTCACCCTTTATGGGTTAATCGCCGATAGGGTTGAAATAAATGACGCACGAACCGAAGCAGTTTTTCATTTAAATCCTTTAGCAAAATTTCAAGATGGAGCACCTATAAGGGTTGAGGATATCATTTTTACCATAGATCTGTTGCTTGAACATGGTCGACCACCGTTTATTAGTTACGCCAAGCGCATAAAGAAAATTGAAAAAATAAATGATCAAGCAGTACGGTTTATATTTAATAATGACGGTGATCGAGAGCTACCTTTATTAATCGCTAGTGTTCTGCCAGTTTTGCCTGAACATGCTATTAACCGTGAAAATTTTGCAAAAAATGGACTCACGCCTTTATTGGGGTCAGGACCATATAAAATTTTTCAATTTGATCAAGGGCAGCGCGTTATTTATAAGCGTGATGAAAATTATTGGGGCAAAGATCTAGCTGTTAACAAAGGGCTTAATAATTTTGATGAAATTCGCATTGATTATTATCGAAACGATAATGCTCGATTTGAAGCTTTCAAAAAAGGCATTCTTGATCTGTTTATTGAAGAACAACCTAATCGTTGGCGGTTAAGCTATGATTTTCCCGCAGTTCAAGAGGGAAAGGTTGTAAAAGAGGAATTTAAAACAGGCACGCCTGCTCCAATGATTGGTTTTGTGTTCAACACACGACGATCACTTTTTGCTGATAAAAAAGTGCGTTACGCTCTTTCTAGCCTATTGGATTTTGAATGGTTAAATCGTAATCTTTTTGATAATCTCTATCAGCGCACCGAGGGATTTTGGGATGGTTCGGAGCTTTCATCAATAGGTAAACCGGCAAATGATTTTGAAAGGCAATTGCTAGCGCCCTACCCTGACTTGGTTAGCCAAGACATTTTAGATGGAACATGGCATCCGGCAAAAACGGACGCATCTGGAATTAACCGTTTTGGGGCGCAACAAGCTTGGCAAGAGCTAAAAAATTTAGGTTTTACACGTAAAGGAAATCAGATTTACACGCCATCTGGTCAGCCTTTTACTTTTGAAATCATGACGCGCTCGATCGAAGAGGAAAAAATTGCCCTCGCCTATCAACGCTCACTCGCCCGTATTGGTATTACAGCTAAAGTACGCTCAATAGATGATAGTCAATATCAAACACGATTAGGCACTTTTGATTATGACATGATTATTGGTCGATTAAGTGCATCATTGTCCCCTGGTAATGAGCAAATACGCCGTTGGGCTTCATCATCTCGTGATATGGAGGGCAGTTTTAATTATGCAGGCGTTGCTAATCCTGCAGTTGATATCTTGATAAAAACAATGCTAGAGGCACGCAGCAAAGAAGAATTTACCAGCAGTGTTCGCGCGCTCGACCGCGTGCTTATTTCAGGCTATTATTATTTGCCCCTATACCACCTTCCCCACCAATTAGTAGCGCGCCGAAATTATGTAAAGCATCCCAATTATACTTCGCTTTATGGTTATCGTATCCCAGCTTGGTGGATAGATGAAAGCGAAAAAGCAAAGTTAAAAAAATAAAAATGGTTTTAGTTTTTATATTTAGTGCTTATATAACAAGCGATATAAAAGCCTATTCATTAAGAGGTTGTTTGTGACTAAATTAACTATCGATATTATCGCCGATTTCGTCTGTCCTTGGTGCTATATTGGCGGTAAGCGACTTGATAAAGCACTTAAAATCTTAGAAATTAATGATGCTAAAATTGAATGGAAGCCCTATCAGCTTGACCCAACGCTTCCAAAACTTGGTCGCCCTTATGAAAGTTATTTAAAACAACGATTGGGTGGAGCAGATAAGGTTGATGAAATTCATCGCCAACTTATTGAACTTGGTAAAGAGTTTGAAATCGAGTTTGATTTTGAAGCTATTGAAATCATGCCAAATACATTAGATGCTCATAGGGTTACTTATTGGGCGGGACAGGCCGAAAGTGATACCCAAACTAAAGTGGCTTATGAGCTTTTTTCAAGGTTCTTTGAGCAAGGTCAAGATATCGGCGAAACGAATATTTTAACCGATATTGCACGTGAAGCAGGTATGCGTGGTGACGTTGTTGAAAAACTTCTTGAAACAAATGTTGATATTAATACCATGACAGATGATATTGCTCTTGCCCAAAAAATTGGTGTTCAAGGTGTTCCGTGTTTTATCATTAATAAAAAATATGCGATTATGGGCGCGCAATCAACTCAGCAATTTGCTGATGCAATTGGGCAGATATGCGCTGGCTTTGAACCGCAGGGTAGCGAAGATCGATAGTTTAAAAACAATTAAAACAATGATATAGCTAAAAATATAAAAGCGCAAATTTAACTAAAAAGTAAATTGGCGCTTTTAATTTATCAATATTTCACTTATTTCTAAATCATTCAATTATCATTTATATTACTGTTTTAATTAAACAGTTTTGTTTTAAATAAAAAAGTCAAAAATGCTTGCTCTTTTATAAAACCAAATTTTAATAGCCACCTTGGCGCAGTGGAGCGATCTGGATTTCAACGCGTCTATTTTGGGCCCTACCCATTTCCGTTGCATTTGATGCAATTGGATTTGATTGTCCATAACCAACTACGGAGAAGCGGCGTGGATCAACGCCTTGACTGCCAAGATATTGTGCAACCGCACCAGCTCGGCGTTCTGATAGACCTTGGTTATAATTGGCATTACCTGTCGAAT comes from Bartonella sp. HY038 and encodes:
- the bcp gene encoding thioredoxin-dependent thiol peroxidase; this translates as MSDLNIGDKAPEFTLPDDNGDMVSLKELQGKPVVLYFYPKDDTSGCTTEALDFTALISQFRDIGVRVLGISPDSVKKHDKFKEKHQLAVELLADEEKTVLTAYGVWVEKSMYGRKYMGVERTTLLLDANGTIAEIWRKVKVTSHAEAVLKAAQALVA
- a CDS encoding extracellular solute-binding protein, producing the protein MHGGPQLAKNFDHFPYADPNAQKGGRLSFGVIGTFDGFNPFILPSMRTTVRGLFGDEQLGSLVFESLMVRSRDEPFTLYGLIADRVEINDARTEAVFHLNPLAKFQDGAPIRVEDIIFTIDLLLEHGRPPFISYAKRIKKIEKINDQAVRFIFNNDGDRELPLLIASVLPVLPEHAINRENFAKNGLTPLLGSGPYKIFQFDQGQRVIYKRDENYWGKDLAVNKGLNNFDEIRIDYYRNDNARFEAFKKGILDLFIEEQPNRWRLSYDFPAVQEGKVVKEEFKTGTPAPMIGFVFNTRRSLFADKKVRYALSSLLDFEWLNRNLFDNLYQRTEGFWDGSELSSIGKPANDFERQLLAPYPDLVSQDILDGTWHPAKTDASGINRFGAQQAWQELKNLGFTRKGNQIYTPSGQPFTFEIMTRSIEEEKIALAYQRSLARIGITAKVRSIDDSQYQTRLGTFDYDMIIGRLSASLSPGNEQIRRWASSSRDMEGSFNYAGVANPAVDILIKTMLEARSKEEFTSSVRALDRVLISGYYYLPLYHLPHQLVARRNYVKHPNYTSLYGYRIPAWWIDESEKAKLKK
- a CDS encoding DsbA family oxidoreductase: MFVTKLTIDIIADFVCPWCYIGGKRLDKALKILEINDAKIEWKPYQLDPTLPKLGRPYESYLKQRLGGADKVDEIHRQLIELGKEFEIEFDFEAIEIMPNTLDAHRVTYWAGQAESDTQTKVAYELFSRFFEQGQDIGETNILTDIAREAGMRGDVVEKLLETNVDINTMTDDIALAQKIGVQGVPCFIINKKYAIMGAQSTQQFADAIGQICAGFEPQGSEDR
- the trmFO gene encoding methylenetetrahydrofolate--tRNA-(uracil(54)-C(5))-methyltransferase (FADH(2)-oxidizing) TrmFO, with product MSDLDNQALHIIGGGLAGSEAAWTAAEAGVKVVLHEMRPTRETDAHKSDHLAELVCSNSFRSDDSQTNAVGVLHAEMRLAGSLIMSAADAHQVPAGSALAVDRDGFAAEVTKRLSNHPNIEIRREEVVGLPLKEWGSTIVATGPLTSPALADAILASTDEAALSFFDAIAPIIHKDSINMDICWYQSRYDKVGPGGNGKDYINCPLDKGQYEAFIDALIDGEKTEFRDFENTPYFDGCLPIEVMAERGRETLRHGPMKPMGLTNSHQPDIKAYGVVQLRQDNALGTLYNMVGFQTKLKYGAQTQIFRMIPGLENAEFARLGGLHRNTYLNSPQLLDPYLRLKSNLNLRFAGQITGCEGYVESAAIGYIAGRFAAAEKLQKLITPPPLTTAFGALLNHITGGHISVEEEGGKRSFQPMNINFGLFPPIDVPKPEGKRLRGKEKTIAKKMALSARALEDWKIWLKESK